A genomic segment from Aegilops tauschii subsp. strangulata cultivar AL8/78 chromosome 1, Aet v6.0, whole genome shotgun sequence encodes:
- the LOC141030328 gene encoding uncharacterized protein — protein sequence MSFGLKNAVTTFQRCMQKCVLPQLGRNIHVYVDDIVVKTKQHLTLLDDLKETFANLCEYKVKLNPEKCVFGVPAERLLGFLVSERGIEANLEKIKAIEHMRKPAQLRDADEAFWDLKRMLSTAPVLAASAEKEPLLLYIAATSRSVSTVMAVEQPEKDKVQAVQRPVYYLSEVLPASKQNYLHYQKMSCSGEWDAHDSNMASCRFLVQKLSKFFAGCEFLHAPRAENEAADTLAKIASSQQSISSGVSLEHLHKPSVKPSPDSESIHVPADPAVPQPGPGAAPANTAAPQPGPGTAPADPATPQPGPGTVEPGPGTVEPGPGTAVPDPGATAPEPEMVAVFAVVTAPSWALPISEFLENGVLPMDETEARQVHCRAFAYSIINNELVKRSSTGVFQRCVEQDKGIEILLDIHQESLILKCEGCQRFSKRSHQPASTLRTIPIAWPFAVWGLDMAGAFKTARGGMTHLLVVVDKFTKWIEARAIKKLDGPTAVRFVKDIAVRYGMPNNIITDNSTNFAKGALAQYCFVSGIRLDLASVAHPQSNG from the exons atgtcgttcggcttAAAGAACGCCGTCACcaccttccagcgctgcatgcagaaatgcgTGCTGCCACAACTTGGCCGCAACATCCACGTCTAcgtggacgacatcgtggtgaagaccaagcagcacctcacgctcctcgacgACCTGAAGGAGACCTTCGCCAACCTGTGCGAGTACAaggtcaagctcaacccggaaaagtgtgttttcggcgtcccggCAGAAAggctactcggcttcctcgtctcggaGCGTGGCATTGAGGCAAACCTggagaaaatcaaggccatcgagcacATGCGCAAGCCGGCCCAgctgcgcgat gcagacgaagctttCTGGGatctcaagcgcatgctctccaccgcaccaGTTCTGGCCGCATCGGCCGAGAAGGAGCCGCTGTTGCTCTATATCGCCGCAACCTCGCGGTCGGTCAGCACGGTGATGGCGGTCGAGCAACCAGAGAAGGACAAGGTCCAAGCCGTCCAGCGTCCCGTCTACTATCTAAGCGAGGTGCTCCCTGCCTCGAAGCAGAACTACctgcactaccagaagatgt CATGCTCCGGCGAGTGGGATGCCCACGACTCCAATATGGCAAGCTGCCGCTTCCTCGTCCAAAAGTTGTCCAAATTCTTCGCgggctgcgagttcctccacgcCCCGCGCGCAGAAAATGAGGCGGCCGACACGCTCGCCAAGATCGCCTCGTCCCAGCAGTCCATTTCGTCCGGCGTCTCCCTCGAGCATCTACACAAGCCGTCCGTCAAGCCGTCTCCGGACTCCGAGTCCATCCATGTCCCAGCCGACCCGGCCGTgcctcaacccggcccgggggctgctcCAGCCAACACGGCCGCgcctcaacccggcccggggactgctccaGCCGACCCGGCCACGCCCCAACCCGGCCCGGGAACTGTcgagcccggcccggggactgtcgAACcgggcccggggactgccgtaccCGACCCGGGGGCTACCGCCCCAGAGCCCGAAATGGTGGCCGTCTTCGCCGTGGTGACGGCACCATCCTGGGCCCTGCCCATCTCGGAGTTCCTGGAGAACGGGGTCCTCCCCATGGACGAGACTGAAGCTCGGCAAGTGCATTGCCGAGCGTTCGcctacagcatcatcaacaacgagctcgtcaagcgCAGCTCCACCGGCGTATTCCAACGCTGCGTCGAGCAAGACAAGGGCATTGAGATTCTCCTCGACATACACCAGG AATCACTCATCCTCAAGTGCGAGGGATGCCAGCGCTTCAGCAAACgcagtcaccagccggcgtcgaCACTCCGGACCATCCCGATCGCCTGGCCCTTCGCGGTTTGGGGACTCGACATGGCGGGGGCCTTCAAGACCGCTCGAGGCGGCATGACGCATTTGCTGGTGgtggtggacaagttcaccaaatggatcgaaGCAAGGGCGATCAAGAAGCTGGACGGGCCAACGGCCGTTCGATTCGTCAAGGACATCGCGGTGCGCTACGGCATGCCGAACAACATCATCACGGACAACAgcaccaacttcgccaagggcgcGCTCGCGCAGTACTGTTTCGTctccggcatccgcctcgacctGGCTTCCGTCGCGCATCCACAGTCCAACGGCTAG